Proteins encoded together in one Planifilum fulgidum window:
- a CDS encoding glycosyltransferase family 4 protein — protein sequence MIHPAYVSTYVPKRCGLATYTHHLRTSVRQAQMKKGAKPADTVIAVVDPDEALDYDPSLLRIRRNAREDYRDMARRLNDSPVTVVSLQHEFGIFGGDAGEYVLDFVRELRKPLITTFHTVLRSPEEPYRRIQEEIARRSDRILVMNRHAADQLAEQYRVPKDKCAYIPHGTPSPVPEQREAMRAKLGWSNRRVVMTFGLLSPNKGIELILEALPEVVRHIPDVLYAIVGQTHPQVKKAEGEAYRERLRDMIRTQGLDRHVTMIDRYLSESELVHTLMACDLYVTPYPGMEQVTSGTLAYAVGLGRPVLSTPYAYARDLLRPYPELLIPYGDADAWARAVTAHLSDPGRLQEWERKIRQIGKEMNWPRVGERHLNLFGELSQLRRSYADRSENIASASR from the coding sequence ATGATACACCCGGCCTACGTCAGCACCTACGTTCCAAAACGGTGCGGCCTCGCCACTTACACCCACCATCTCCGGACGTCCGTCCGCCAGGCGCAGATGAAAAAGGGAGCAAAACCGGCCGACACGGTGATTGCCGTCGTCGACCCCGACGAAGCCCTGGATTACGACCCCTCCCTGCTTCGGATCCGACGAAACGCCCGCGAAGATTACCGCGACATGGCCAGGCGCCTGAACGACAGTCCGGTCACCGTCGTTTCGCTCCAACACGAGTTCGGCATCTTCGGCGGCGACGCCGGCGAATACGTGCTCGACTTCGTGCGGGAGCTCAGAAAACCCCTTATCACCACCTTCCATACCGTCCTCCGCTCTCCAGAGGAACCTTACCGCCGCATTCAGGAGGAAATCGCCCGGAGAAGCGACCGCATCCTGGTCATGAACCGGCACGCCGCCGATCAGTTGGCGGAACAATACCGGGTGCCGAAAGACAAATGCGCGTACATCCCCCACGGCACCCCGTCCCCCGTTCCGGAACAGCGGGAAGCCATGCGGGCAAAGCTCGGCTGGTCGAACCGGCGGGTCGTGATGACCTTCGGGCTGCTCAGCCCCAACAAGGGGATTGAACTGATTCTCGAAGCCCTGCCGGAAGTGGTTCGCCATATCCCCGACGTCCTGTACGCCATCGTGGGCCAAACCCATCCCCAGGTGAAAAAGGCGGAAGGCGAAGCGTACCGCGAACGCCTCCGGGACATGATCCGGACGCAGGGCCTGGATCGCCATGTGACGATGATCGATCGCTATCTCTCCGAATCCGAATTGGTGCACACCCTCATGGCATGCGATCTGTACGTCACGCCTTACCCCGGGATGGAACAGGTCACCAGCGGCACGCTGGCCTATGCGGTGGGATTGGGCCGGCCCGTCCTGAGCACGCCCTATGCTTACGCACGGGACTTGCTGAGACCCTATCCCGAGCTGCTCATTCCGTACGGGGATGCGGATGCCTGGGCCCGGGCGGTTACCGCTCACTTGTCCGACCCCGGCCGGTTGCAGGAGTGGGAGCGAAAAATCCGGCAGATCGGAAAGGAGATGAATTGGCCCCGCGTCGGCGAACGGCACCTTAATCTTTTCGGTGAGCTGTCTCAGCTCCGTCGTTCCTATGCGGACCGCAGTGAAAACATCGCGTCCGCTTCCCGTTAA
- a CDS encoding sugar phosphate nucleotidyltransferase: MQALLLAGGLGTRLRPLTEHLPKPMAPVVNRPWLEHLIKHLQSQGLSDFVIAVKHNADIIRNHFGDGRRFGVNIAYSQEPELLGTAGAIKHAEPLLTANRFIVINADIIHHVDLLPLLEFHQSSGALVTIGLTEVEDPSQYGVVQQTSSGRILRFVEKPPRHKAPSNRINAGIYVMEKEALAWIPAGREVSIERETFPLLIRKGLPVYGCTVRGYWLDMGTHDRYLALHRDALDGKIDLQLPYPRKMEGVWIGENTNISSHAILIPPVVIGPGTKVERGAVIGPYAVLGENVTVHADSRLAHAVILPGTRLAQNRVFRHAIVGPDFLITTRPAEIPRQGVMQQ; encoded by the coding sequence ATGCAAGCGTTGCTGTTGGCAGGGGGATTGGGAACCAGGTTGAGACCTTTGACGGAACACCTCCCCAAACCCATGGCACCGGTGGTCAACCGTCCATGGCTCGAACACCTCATCAAGCACCTCCAATCGCAAGGCCTCTCCGACTTTGTCATCGCCGTCAAGCACAACGCGGACATCATTCGCAACCACTTCGGTGACGGTCGCCGCTTCGGGGTAAACATCGCATATAGCCAAGAGCCCGAGCTCCTCGGTACTGCGGGAGCGATCAAGCACGCGGAACCGCTGCTTACGGCAAATCGTTTCATCGTGATCAACGCGGACATCATCCACCACGTGGACCTTTTGCCCCTTCTGGAATTCCATCAGTCCTCCGGCGCGCTGGTCACCATCGGCTTGACGGAAGTCGAAGATCCTTCCCAATACGGAGTGGTTCAACAAACTTCTTCGGGACGCATCCTTCGATTCGTGGAAAAACCCCCTCGGCACAAGGCCCCTTCCAACCGGATCAACGCAGGCATTTACGTGATGGAAAAAGAGGCCCTCGCTTGGATTCCCGCCGGACGAGAAGTCTCCATCGAACGGGAAACCTTCCCGCTCCTGATCCGCAAGGGATTGCCGGTCTACGGCTGCACGGTGCGCGGATACTGGCTGGACATGGGAACCCACGACCGTTATCTCGCCTTGCACCGGGATGCCCTGGACGGTAAAATTGATCTCCAACTCCCCTATCCGAGAAAGATGGAGGGCGTTTGGATCGGCGAAAACACCAACATCTCCAGCCATGCCATCCTGATCCCACCCGTCGTCATCGGCCCGGGAACAAAAGTGGAACGCGGCGCGGTCATCGGACCCTACGCAGTGCTGGGAGAGAACGTGACGGTTCATGCGGACAGCCGCTTGGCCCATGCCGTCATCCTCCCGGGAACCCGGCTCGCGCAAAACCGCGTGTTCCGACACGCCATCGTCGGCCCGGACTTTCTGATCACCACCCGCCCCGCCGAGATCCCCCGCCAAGGAGTGATGCAGCAATGA
- a CDS encoding sigma 54-interacting transcriptional regulator → MAGQQLDWQHLWNQTPCPMAVVDDAGRIRYGNGELLRLCGERLSEDPSWVSFIQTTSSREHPGVQRIGGKDYRVRYSILAEPEGWILYLLEPVAVKEKASPPSSSGLDLDTLIEHSYDCIYITDQNGITLHTNSAIERLTGIPKEYYIGKDVRYLEKRGILKKSVTLEVLRTGKTVSTVQENKHGKVLIITGSPIFDEEGRIVRVVINIRDVTELNRLRDELDETRKRSEKYRKELSALRKLYLKEEPSVVMNDVVMQQAYHLAMRVAGTDATVLLLGESGVGKEVFARLIHKNSSRYESGSFITVNCGAIPEELIESELFGYEGGAFTGARKEGKPGMFEMAENGTLLLDEIGELPLSMQVKLLRVLQEKKIRRVGGVRSIPVNVRIIAATNRDLKEMVRRGRFREDLYYRISVVPIEIPPLRRRRKDIKPLLVHYLDKFNRKYRRSCHFVPETFEKLERYDWPGNVRELANMVERLVITCPEDAIRPEHIPEIREDGSGPSPADGSRTAPEINGEAYDLSGLNRSFGSLSEMLSHLERTVLAEAYRRHHSSYQVAKHLGISQSAAMRKAYKYGIREKGRP, encoded by the coding sequence ATGGCTGGGCAGCAACTCGACTGGCAGCACCTGTGGAACCAGACGCCCTGCCCCATGGCGGTGGTGGACGATGCGGGCAGGATCCGGTACGGAAACGGGGAATTGCTCCGGTTGTGCGGAGAGCGGCTTTCGGAGGACCCATCCTGGGTGTCGTTCATTCAGACGACTTCTTCCCGGGAACATCCGGGGGTTCAGCGGATCGGCGGCAAGGATTACCGCGTCCGTTACAGCATTCTGGCAGAGCCGGAGGGCTGGATCCTTTACCTTTTGGAACCGGTGGCCGTCAAGGAAAAAGCTTCCCCTCCTTCCTCCAGCGGACTGGATCTGGACACGCTGATCGAACATTCCTATGACTGCATCTACATCACGGATCAAAACGGGATCACCCTCCATACCAATTCGGCCATTGAGAGGCTGACGGGCATTCCCAAGGAATATTACATCGGCAAGGATGTCCGCTATCTGGAAAAGCGGGGGATTTTGAAGAAGTCCGTCACGCTGGAAGTGCTGAGGACCGGAAAGACGGTCAGCACCGTGCAGGAGAACAAACACGGAAAGGTGCTCATCATCACGGGCAGCCCCATCTTCGACGAAGAGGGCCGGATTGTGCGCGTGGTCATCAACATCCGGGACGTGACGGAACTGAACCGCCTCCGGGACGAGTTGGACGAGACGAGGAAACGGTCGGAGAAGTATCGCAAAGAGCTGTCCGCCTTGAGGAAGTTGTACCTGAAAGAGGAGCCCTCCGTCGTCATGAACGACGTGGTGATGCAGCAGGCGTACCACCTGGCGATGCGGGTGGCCGGGACGGACGCGACGGTGCTTTTGCTGGGGGAATCCGGGGTGGGCAAGGAAGTGTTCGCCCGGCTGATTCACAAAAACAGCAGCCGTTACGAAAGCGGGTCCTTCATCACCGTCAACTGCGGGGCGATCCCGGAAGAACTGATCGAGTCGGAATTATTCGGCTACGAGGGCGGAGCCTTCACCGGGGCCCGAAAAGAAGGAAAACCGGGCATGTTTGAGATGGCGGAAAACGGCACCCTGCTTCTGGATGAGATCGGGGAACTGCCCCTGTCGATGCAGGTCAAGCTTCTGCGGGTCCTTCAGGAAAAGAAGATCCGAAGGGTGGGAGGAGTCCGGTCGATTCCGGTCAACGTGAGGATCATCGCGGCGACAAACCGGGATTTGAAGGAAATGGTCCGAAGGGGCCGGTTCCGGGAGGATCTCTATTACCGCATCAGCGTGGTGCCCATCGAAATTCCTCCCCTGCGGAGGAGGAGGAAGGATATCAAGCCCCTGCTCGTCCACTACCTGGACAAGTTCAACCGGAAATACCGCCGGTCCTGCCACTTCGTCCCGGAGACCTTCGAGAAACTGGAGAGGTACGACTGGCCCGGGAACGTCCGGGAGCTGGCCAATATGGTGGAGCGGCTGGTGATCACCTGTCCGGAGGATGCGATCCGGCCGGAGCACATTCCGGAAATCCGGGAAGATGGAAGCGGCCCGTCTCCCGCGGACGGAAGCCGTACGGCCCCGGAGATCAACGGGGAGGCCTACGATTTGTCCGGATTGAACCGCTCCTTCGGTTCCCTGAGCGAAATGCTTTCCCACCTGGAGCGAACCGTTTTGGCCGAAGCCTACAGGCGGCACCACAGCTCCTATCAGGTGGCGAAGCATCTGGGGATCAGCCAGTCCGCGGCGATGCGGAAGGCTTACAAGTACGGGATCCGGGAAAAGGGGCGCCCGTAA
- a CDS encoding thiolase family protein, with translation MQDCWIVGAVRTPVGRYGGALSSVRPDDLAAVVIRGLLERTGVPGEEVEDVIFGAANQAGEDNRNVARMALLLADLPVTVGGVTVNRLCGSGLEAVNQANRAIRLGEGDVMIAGGVESMSRAPLVMAKPERAFPRGNVTVYDTTIGWRFVNDKLAKRYPPESMGETAENVAERYGISREDQDRFALRSQQRAAAAIREGKFKEEIVPVPVTDRSGTRWVEEDEHPRPDTTLEKLSSLRPAFREGGTVTAGNASGINDGAAALLLATPEKARTYGLKPLGRILSTAVAGVDPSVMGIGPVPAVRKALKRAGLTIDQVDLVELNEAFAAQALACMRELGIPGEKCNVNGGSIAIGHPLGSTGARLLTSLLYEMKRRKARYGLVTMCIGVGQGIATVVERVED, from the coding sequence GTGCAGGATTGTTGGATCGTTGGGGCGGTGCGCACGCCGGTGGGCCGCTACGGCGGCGCATTGTCCTCCGTTCGGCCGGACGATCTGGCCGCGGTGGTGATCCGGGGATTGCTCGAGCGGACGGGGGTTCCCGGCGAAGAGGTGGAGGATGTCATCTTTGGAGCGGCCAATCAGGCGGGGGAAGACAACCGCAATGTGGCGCGGATGGCCCTGTTGCTGGCGGATTTGCCCGTCACCGTCGGCGGCGTGACGGTGAATCGCCTCTGCGGTTCGGGGCTGGAGGCCGTCAATCAGGCCAACCGGGCGATCCGGCTGGGGGAAGGGGATGTGATGATCGCCGGAGGCGTGGAGAGCATGTCCCGGGCCCCCCTGGTGATGGCCAAACCCGAACGGGCTTTTCCGCGGGGAAATGTGACGGTTTATGACACCACCATCGGCTGGCGGTTCGTCAATGACAAGCTGGCGAAGCGGTATCCCCCCGAGTCGATGGGGGAGACGGCGGAAAATGTGGCGGAGCGCTACGGCATCTCCCGGGAGGATCAGGACCGGTTCGCCCTCCGGAGCCAGCAGCGGGCGGCGGCGGCGATCCGGGAAGGGAAGTTCAAGGAAGAAATCGTGCCGGTTCCGGTCACCGACCGAAGCGGAACCCGGTGGGTGGAGGAGGACGAACACCCCCGGCCGGACACCACGCTGGAAAAGCTCAGTTCCCTGCGACCGGCCTTTCGCGAGGGGGGAACGGTGACCGCGGGCAACGCTTCCGGGATCAACGACGGGGCGGCGGCCCTTTTGCTGGCGACTCCGGAGAAAGCGAGGACTTACGGCCTCAAGCCCCTGGGACGGATCCTCTCCACCGCGGTGGCCGGGGTGGACCCCTCGGTGATGGGAATCGGTCCGGTGCCGGCGGTCCGAAAGGCCTTGAAACGGGCGGGGCTGACGATCGACCAGGTGGATCTGGTGGAGTTGAACGAGGCCTTTGCCGCCCAGGCCCTGGCCTGCATGCGCGAATTGGGCATTCCCGGGGAAAAGTGCAACGTCAACGGCGGGTCCATCGCGATCGGTCATCCCCTGGGGAGCACCGGAGCCCGTCTGTTGACGTCCCTTCTTTACGAGATGAAGCGTCGCAAGGCCCGCTACGGGCTGGTGACGATGTGCATCGGCGTGGGACAGGGAATCGCCACCGTGGTCGAGCGGGTTGAGGATTGA
- a CDS encoding 3-hydroxyacyl-CoA dehydrogenase NAD-binding domain-containing protein, with translation MRDVQRIGVVGAGVMGRGIAYQAAVSGFQVVLHDALPEVAEQAVKQIASLINRQVEKGYLDPERGSEALPRIQTADSLESFGDCDFVIEAVVEDLDVKQDVFRKLDDVCDDDVVLATNTSAKSITEIASAASDPTRVCGMHFFNPVHRMKLVEVVRALQTADWAVEQTERVGRLLGKEVVRIQERPGFATSRISALVGNEAFYMLMEGVGTPEEIDRAIKLGLNFPMGPFELGDLVGWDTRLKVLQYLHETLGEKFRPCPLLVQYVKAGRLGRKTGWGVYRYDEQGRRIPEDEDHPAK, from the coding sequence ATGCGCGATGTTCAACGGATCGGCGTGGTCGGCGCGGGAGTGATGGGTCGGGGAATCGCTTACCAGGCGGCGGTTTCCGGATTTCAGGTGGTGTTGCACGACGCCTTGCCGGAAGTGGCCGAACAGGCGGTGAAACAGATCGCTTCCCTCATCAATCGGCAGGTGGAAAAGGGTTATCTCGATCCGGAACGGGGGTCGGAGGCGCTGCCCCGGATTCAGACGGCGGATTCGTTGGAATCCTTCGGGGATTGCGATTTTGTCATCGAGGCGGTGGTGGAGGATCTGGACGTCAAACAGGACGTGTTCCGAAAGTTGGATGATGTCTGCGATGACGACGTGGTGCTTGCGACCAACACATCGGCGAAGAGCATCACGGAGATCGCTTCCGCCGCTTCCGATCCCACCCGGGTCTGCGGAATGCATTTTTTCAATCCCGTTCACCGGATGAAGCTGGTGGAGGTGGTCCGCGCCCTGCAGACCGCCGATTGGGCGGTGGAGCAGACGGAAAGGGTGGGCCGGCTGCTGGGGAAGGAAGTGGTCCGCATTCAGGAGCGGCCGGGATTCGCCACCAGCCGCATCAGCGCCCTCGTGGGGAATGAGGCCTTTTACATGCTGATGGAAGGCGTCGGCACCCCCGAAGAGATCGACCGGGCCATCAAGCTCGGCTTGAACTTTCCCATGGGCCCCTTCGAGTTGGGGGATCTGGTGGGTTGGGACACCCGGCTGAAGGTGCTCCAGTATTTGCACGAGACGCTGGGGGAGAAGTTTCGCCCCTGCCCGCTGCTCGTTCAATATGTGAAGGCCGGCCGTCTGGGGAGGAAAACCGGCTGGGGCGTTTACCGCTACGATGAACAGGGGCGGCGGATTCCGGAGGATGAAGATCATCCTGCCAAATGA
- a CDS encoding acyl-CoA dehydrogenase family protein: MKRDLRPEIRQLQAVVRDFVRDVVEPVAHVIEEEDRIPEEVVEQAKELGLFGLSIPEKYGGLGLNMTEKCLLLEELGKTHNGFTSLIGAHTGIGTVGIVEMGTKEQRERFLPKMATGEWIGAFALSEPEAGSHAANLRTRAERRGDRYVLNGMKHFITNGPEAHVITVMASTDPSKGAKGITSFLVEGDFPGFSRGPADVKMGLRGSHTCQLYFEDCEVPVANRLGEEGEGYVNALKILANGRASLAARCLGSCEKLLELSLDYAMQRKQFGRPIFENQAIQHMLADMYVEIETLRSMLYRVTFMVDEGKKVIKEAAAVKLYASEVYNRIADRAVQIFGGMGYMRELPVERFYRDARITRIYEGTSEIQRNIIAAQLKKEYVR; encoded by the coding sequence TTGAAACGGGATTTGAGACCGGAAATTCGGCAGTTGCAGGCGGTTGTCCGGGATTTTGTCAGGGATGTGGTGGAACCGGTGGCCCACGTGATCGAAGAGGAGGACCGGATTCCGGAGGAGGTGGTGGAGCAGGCGAAGGAACTGGGCCTCTTCGGCCTGTCCATCCCCGAGAAATACGGCGGCTTGGGCCTGAACATGACCGAAAAGTGCCTCCTTTTGGAAGAGCTCGGCAAGACACACAACGGTTTCACCAGCCTGATCGGCGCCCACACGGGCATCGGAACCGTCGGCATCGTGGAAATGGGCACAAAAGAGCAGCGGGAGCGCTTTCTGCCGAAGATGGCGACGGGGGAGTGGATCGGCGCCTTCGCCCTGTCCGAACCCGAGGCGGGATCCCACGCGGCCAATTTGCGCACCCGGGCCGAGCGCAGGGGAGACCGATACGTGCTGAACGGCATGAAGCACTTCATCACCAACGGGCCGGAGGCCCACGTGATCACCGTCATGGCCAGCACCGATCCCTCCAAGGGCGCCAAGGGGATCACCTCCTTCTTGGTGGAGGGCGATTTTCCGGGTTTCAGCCGGGGGCCCGCGGACGTGAAGATGGGGCTCCGGGGTTCCCACACCTGCCAACTCTATTTCGAGGACTGCGAGGTGCCCGTGGCCAACCGGTTGGGCGAAGAAGGGGAAGGATATGTGAACGCGCTGAAGATTTTGGCCAACGGCCGGGCTTCCCTCGCCGCCCGCTGCCTGGGGTCCTGCGAGAAGCTGCTGGAGCTTTCCCTGGATTATGCCATGCAGCGGAAACAATTCGGCCGTCCGATCTTCGAGAACCAGGCGATTCAGCACATGTTGGCGGACATGTATGTGGAGATTGAAACCTTGCGAAGCATGCTGTACCGCGTCACTTTCATGGTGGACGAGGGAAAGAAAGTGATCAAGGAGGCGGCGGCGGTCAAATTGTACGCCTCGGAGGTGTATAACCGCATCGCGGACCGGGCGGTGCAGATTTTCGGCGGCATGGGATACATGCGGGAGCTGCCGGTGGAGCGGTTTTACCGGGATGCCCGCATCACCCGGATCTATGAGGGGACGTCGGAGATTCAGCGCAACATTATCGCGGCGCAGTTGAAAAAGGAATACGTCCGGTAG
- a CDS encoding enoyl-CoA hydratase/isomerase family protein, whose protein sequence is MPERKTILAEVADGLGIITVNRPEVRNALNSEVIREMREVLESWREDDRVKLVVFTGAGEKAFVSGADIAELNRRTLRDGLAAVLQGFYDEIERYEKPTIAAVNGYALGGGCELAMACDLRIAQENAKFGLPELHLSILPGAGGTQRLARLVGKGRAIDMILTGTLIDAREAERIGLVSRVVPRGRLMEEVRSVAETILSKGPLAVRLAKMVVHAGFETDQRTGMILEKLAQALLYTTEDMREGTAAFLEKRKPSFKGR, encoded by the coding sequence ATGCCGGAACGGAAGACGATCCTTGCGGAAGTGGCGGACGGGTTGGGAATCATCACCGTCAATCGCCCGGAAGTGCGGAACGCCTTGAATTCCGAGGTGATCCGGGAGATGAGGGAGGTGCTCGAATCCTGGCGGGAGGACGACCGGGTGAAGCTGGTGGTGTTTACCGGAGCGGGGGAGAAGGCCTTTGTCTCCGGGGCGGACATCGCTGAGCTTAACCGCCGCACCCTGCGGGACGGGCTGGCCGCCGTCCTGCAGGGGTTTTACGACGAAATCGAAAGGTATGAAAAGCCGACCATCGCCGCCGTCAACGGCTACGCCTTGGGGGGAGGATGCGAGCTGGCCATGGCCTGCGATCTGCGGATCGCCCAGGAAAATGCCAAGTTCGGGCTCCCCGAACTCCATTTGTCCATCCTTCCCGGGGCGGGGGGAACCCAGCGGCTGGCCCGCCTGGTGGGAAAGGGACGGGCGATCGACATGATTCTGACGGGGACCCTGATCGACGCCCGGGAGGCGGAGCGGATCGGCTTGGTTTCCCGGGTGGTTCCCCGCGGCCGCTTGATGGAAGAGGTGCGAAGCGTGGCCGAAACGATCCTGTCGAAGGGGCCGCTGGCGGTCCGGTTGGCGAAGATGGTGGTGCACGCCGGCTTTGAAACGGATCAGCGGACGGGGATGATCCTGGAAAAGTTGGCCCAAGCGCTCCTGTACACCACCGAGGACATGCGCGAGGGAACCGCCGCCTTTCTGGAAAAGCGGAAGCCTTCCTTTAAGGGAAGATGA
- a CDS encoding serine hydrolase domain-containing protein, with protein sequence MTRDKGRWRGHRRLLSISLGMSMLLPTTFWNPPFLSASADSALKKNPEVEIGGVQVIPSQNNHPFPWDEPGISSPVLRWGAPKAAGMKVGPLNAIDSHIQQAIRERTTPGAVVLIARRGIVVKHKAYGHSLLYRDDRYTPVEKPIAMREDTIFDIASISKLFTVTAAMKLYEQGKFKLDDPVARYIPEFAAEGKEKVTIRQLMTHTSGLAPWIPLYQMGDSREERLQIVFRQPLEAEPGTRYAYSDLNLITLGALVERLSGMSLDHFVKKHITDPLGMTDTMYNPPASLKPRIAATEYQAATGRGLVWGEVHDENAWSLGGVAGHAGVFSTARDLAVFGHMFLQKGKYGGKRILKESTVELMAKNHLPDFPGDDQGLGWELNQGWYMDALADEKTMGHTGFTGTSLVLNRKNQTVAILLTNRVHPNRNPTVNPLRRQVARLAADAIPVGGLGKKGAWFSGYGDNLDRSLRSGELPESSKPSTLSFDTWYRVEAEPGTGEDSGTVEASADGTRWKPLAEPFVGNSDGWKRVKVTVPPKTKYLRFRYKTDDYANGRGWYVKNPELKTAGGKKVDVQWSGDGWEIRNW encoded by the coding sequence ATGACCCGAGACAAAGGCAGATGGCGGGGACATCGGCGACTGCTCAGCATCAGCCTGGGGATGTCGATGCTCCTTCCGACCACTTTCTGGAATCCTCCGTTCCTTTCGGCATCGGCAGATTCCGCCCTGAAAAAAAATCCGGAGGTTGAGATCGGCGGCGTCCAGGTGATCCCTTCCCAAAACAACCATCCCTTTCCCTGGGACGAACCGGGGATTTCCTCCCCGGTGCTGCGCTGGGGGGCGCCCAAGGCCGCCGGGATGAAAGTGGGGCCCTTAAACGCCATCGATTCGCACATTCAACAGGCGATCCGGGAACGGACCACGCCCGGGGCCGTGGTGCTCATCGCCCGCCGGGGAATCGTGGTGAAGCACAAGGCTTACGGCCACTCCCTCCTCTATCGGGACGACCGGTACACACCGGTGGAAAAGCCGATCGCCATGAGGGAGGACACCATCTTTGACATCGCCTCCATCAGCAAATTGTTCACGGTCACGGCGGCGATGAAATTGTACGAGCAGGGAAAATTCAAGCTGGATGACCCCGTCGCCCGCTACATCCCGGAATTTGCGGCGGAAGGAAAGGAAAAGGTGACCATCCGGCAGCTGATGACCCACACCTCGGGCCTCGCCCCGTGGATACCCCTCTACCAGATGGGAGACAGCCGGGAAGAACGGCTGCAAATCGTGTTCCGTCAACCCCTCGAGGCGGAGCCGGGAACCCGGTACGCCTACAGCGACTTGAACCTGATCACCCTGGGGGCGCTGGTGGAACGGCTGTCGGGGATGTCCCTGGATCACTTCGTGAAAAAGCACATTACCGATCCCTTGGGCATGACCGACACGATGTACAACCCGCCCGCATCCCTGAAACCCCGGATCGCCGCGACGGAATACCAGGCGGCGACCGGACGGGGGCTGGTCTGGGGCGAGGTGCATGACGAGAACGCCTGGTCTCTCGGCGGGGTGGCGGGCCACGCAGGGGTATTCTCCACCGCCCGGGATCTGGCCGTGTTCGGCCACATGTTCCTCCAGAAGGGAAAATACGGCGGCAAGCGGATTCTGAAGGAATCGACGGTGGAGCTGATGGCGAAAAACCACCTGCCGGACTTCCCCGGCGATGACCAGGGACTGGGCTGGGAATTGAACCAGGGCTGGTACATGGACGCCTTGGCCGACGAGAAAACTATGGGTCACACCGGCTTCACCGGCACCTCCCTCGTGCTGAACCGGAAAAACCAAACCGTCGCCATCCTGCTGACCAACCGGGTGCATCCCAACCGGAACCCCACCGTCAATCCGCTGCGTCGCCAGGTGGCCCGTCTGGCCGCCGACGCCATCCCCGTGGGCGGCCTCGGGAAAAAGGGAGCCTGGTTCTCCGGTTACGGCGATAATCTGGACCGATCCCTGCGCAGCGGAGAATTGCCGGAGTCGTCCAAGCCCTCCACCCTCTCCTTCGACACCTGGTACCGGGTGGAGGCCGAACCGGGAACCGGGGAAGATTCCGGAACCGTGGAAGCCTCCGCCGACGGAACCCGCTGGAAGCCCCTGGCGGAACCCTTCGTCGGCAACAGCGACGGGTGGAAGCGGGTGAAGGTGACCGTTCCCCCGAAAACGAAATACCTCCGTTTCCGCTACAAAACCGACGATTACGCCAACGGCAGGGGTTGGTACGTCAAAAATCCGGAACTGAAAACGGCCGGCGGCAAAAAAGTGGACGTCCAATGGTCCGGCGACGGCTGGGAGATCCGGAACTGGTGA